A window from uncultured Desulfobacter sp. encodes these proteins:
- a CDS encoding TRAP transporter small permease translates to MERVKDFLDRFLMAVLVTQGICLVLIIGVAVFFRYVMGSALSWPEEVAQIIFVWYTLLGVVVLVGEDSHIAFDFMEQNTPPAISFLIRIFSRLLVIVYGGVMVVYGWQYMMMFPDEVSPAAGINLCWLKISVPVAGVILIFFVCFNLITASAPGAKGGRS, encoded by the coding sequence ATGGAACGAGTGAAAGATTTTTTGGACCGTTTTTTAATGGCCGTCCTGGTCACCCAGGGTATCTGCCTGGTTCTGATTATCGGGGTCGCGGTTTTTTTTCGCTATGTCATGGGATCCGCCCTGTCCTGGCCCGAAGAGGTGGCCCAGATTATTTTTGTCTGGTACACCCTGCTGGGGGTGGTTGTGCTGGTGGGAGAGGATTCCCACATTGCCTTTGATTTCATGGAACAGAACACGCCGCCTGCGATCAGTTTTCTGATCCGCATCTTTTCCCGGCTTCTGGTGATTGTTTACGGCGGGGTCATGGTGGTGTACGGCTGGCAATATATGATGATGTTTCCCGATGAGGTCTCTCCTGCCGCTGGAATTAACCTGTGCTGGCTGAAAATTTCCGTGCCCGTTGCCGGTGTCATCCTGATCTTTTTTGTCTGTTTTAACCTGATCACAGCTTCTGCTCCTGGGGCCAAAGGAGGCCGGTCATGA
- a CDS encoding TRAP transporter large permease — MSAGLIALSLLGAFLLLVVIGVPIGFALGLSGVLGLVMMDVNFLMFAQTLIGGIDNFALLAIPFFVILGSILSKSRISQSLIELADELIGFLPGGLAVGTVLSSMLFATASGSGPATVAAIGSITIPEMENRGYPPSFSMGVAAAAGALGPIIPPSIPLIIYGVVAEESILKLFLAGLGAGILFTLLMVAYSIFRAVREGIPRSGRRPSPVRVVRLLWQARYAIGAPVLVLGGIYSGVFTPTEAGGIGCIYAIIVGVFFQKTLDLKGIIECFAEGTKSSAMIMFVIASANLFAWLMASAQIPAIAAEAISTLSANKYVFLLLVNILFLFIGSLLDTPAAIVIIVPILEPIAVNLGIDPIHLGAMIVVNFVIGYITAPFGYNLFVTKTITGRGMGQVSMSVMPFLLVCLFGLMLVTYIPQITLTLPALFK, encoded by the coding sequence ATGAGTGCGGGACTGATTGCCCTGTCTCTTTTGGGCGCTTTTTTGCTTTTGGTGGTCATCGGTGTGCCCATTGGATTTGCCCTGGGGCTTTCCGGGGTACTTGGGCTTGTCATGATGGACGTCAATTTTCTGATGTTTGCCCAGACCTTGATCGGGGGCATAGATAATTTTGCGCTCCTGGCCATTCCATTTTTTGTGATTTTAGGGTCAATTTTGTCCAAAAGCCGGATTTCCCAGTCGCTGATCGAACTGGCCGATGAACTGATCGGTTTTCTGCCCGGCGGCCTTGCTGTGGGCACCGTTTTATCGTCCATGCTTTTTGCCACAGCATCGGGGTCGGGTCCGGCCACGGTGGCGGCCATTGGGTCCATCACCATTCCAGAGATGGAGAACCGGGGCTATCCGCCTTCTTTTTCCATGGGGGTGGCGGCCGCTGCCGGTGCCCTTGGACCCATCATCCCGCCAAGTATCCCTTTGATCATTTATGGGGTAGTGGCCGAAGAGTCCATTCTCAAGCTCTTTCTGGCAGGACTTGGTGCAGGCATCCTTTTTACCCTGCTCATGGTGGCCTATTCGATTTTCAGGGCCGTGCGTGAAGGCATTCCCCGAAGCGGCCGCCGTCCATCGCCCGTTAGGGTGGTTCGGCTGCTCTGGCAGGCCCGGTATGCCATAGGCGCCCCGGTGCTTGTCCTTGGGGGCATCTACTCCGGAGTATTTACGCCCACCGAAGCTGGGGGCATCGGATGTATTTACGCCATTATTGTCGGCGTGTTTTTTCAAAAGACCCTTGATCTGAAGGGAATTATTGAATGTTTTGCCGAAGGCACCAAAAGTTCTGCCATGATCATGTTCGTTATTGCCAGCGCTAATCTGTTTGCATGGCTCATGGCCTCGGCCCAGATCCCGGCCATTGCCGCCGAGGCCATCTCCACGCTTTCGGCAAATAAATATGTCTTTTTGCTGCTGGTCAACATTTTGTTCCTTTTTATCGGATCATTACTGGACACCCCTGCAGCCATTGTTATTATTGTTCCTATATTGGAGCCCATCGCCGTGAATCTGGGCATTGATCCGATTCATCTGGGGGCCATGATTGTGGTAAATTTTGTTATCGGCTACATTACCGCGCCGTTTGGTTATAATTTATTTGTGACCAAAACCATTACCGGAAGGGGAATGGGGCAGGTGAGTATGTCGGTGATGCCCTTTTTGCTGGTGTGTCTGTTTGGATTGATGCTGGTGACCTATATTCCCCAGATTACCCTGACGCTGCCGGCTCTATTTAAATAG
- a CDS encoding FAD-linked oxidase C-terminal domain-containing protein: protein MISENVIQELKEICGSKFVSCDKTDRLLYSYDATRKQYLPDVVVHPADAQAVSRIMTLAHQHRIPVYPRGAGTGFTGGALPVQGGMVMGMSRMNRILDIDQENLVAVVEPGVVTGDFQKAVEALGLFYPPDPASLKVSSLGGNVAECAGGPRCVKYGVTKDYVIGLEVVTPTGDLIETGGTTMKGVVGYDLTKLFCGSEGTLAVITKIILKLLPKPQAKKTMLVVFDAIDGAAKAVSAIVREKIIPATLEFMDGRTLDCLRQTAGLAMPEGAGAALIIEVDGDQEFLDKQAQRIMKVVEPLGVLENRVANTFEESEAIWNIRRSVSPSLKKLGLEKFNEDICVPRSKLPEMIRRIDKISEQYHMPIVNFGHAGDGNIHVNIMADKDDAEQMANAEHAIEDLFRATLELGGTMSGEHGVGIMKAPYLSLELSSQSILYMKTLKKALDPHNILNPGKIFPDDAGAVK from the coding sequence ATGATATCTGAGAACGTGATCCAGGAGCTCAAAGAGATCTGCGGATCTAAATTTGTCAGCTGTGATAAGACGGATCGTCTTTTGTACAGCTATGATGCAACGCGTAAACAATATCTTCCGGATGTCGTGGTCCACCCGGCCGATGCCCAGGCCGTATCCCGGATCATGACCCTTGCCCACCAGCACCGTATCCCGGTGTATCCCCGGGGGGCCGGTACCGGGTTCACCGGCGGTGCCCTGCCGGTGCAGGGCGGAATGGTCATGGGCATGAGCCGGATGAACCGGATCCTGGACATTGACCAGGAAAATCTTGTGGCCGTGGTGGAACCCGGTGTGGTGACCGGAGATTTCCAAAAGGCCGTTGAGGCGCTGGGCTTGTTCTATCCTCCGGACCCGGCCTCCCTGAAGGTTTCCAGCCTGGGGGGCAACGTGGCCGAATGTGCCGGCGGCCCCCGGTGCGTCAAGTACGGGGTGACCAAAGACTATGTCATCGGCCTGGAGGTGGTGACGCCCACAGGCGATCTGATTGAAACCGGCGGAACCACCATGAAAGGGGTGGTGGGCTACGATCTGACCAAACTCTTCTGCGGTTCCGAAGGCACCCTGGCGGTAATCACAAAAATCATTCTGAAATTGCTGCCCAAGCCCCAGGCCAAAAAGACCATGCTGGTGGTGTTCGATGCCATTGACGGCGCGGCCAAGGCCGTCTCCGCCATTGTCCGGGAAAAGATCATTCCCGCCACCCTGGAATTCATGGACGGCCGGACCCTGGACTGCCTGCGCCAGACCGCAGGATTGGCCATGCCCGAAGGTGCCGGTGCGGCTCTGATCATTGAGGTGGACGGAGACCAGGAGTTTCTGGACAAGCAGGCTCAAAGGATTATGAAGGTGGTGGAACCCTTAGGGGTTTTGGAAAACCGGGTGGCCAATACATTTGAGGAGAGCGAAGCGATCTGGAACATCCGCAGGTCGGTCTCCCCCTCGTTGAAAAAGCTGGGCCTTGAAAAATTCAACGAAGATATCTGTGTGCCCAGGTCGAAGCTGCCGGAGATGATCCGTCGCATCGACAAGATTTCCGAGCAGTATCACATGCCCATTGTAAACTTCGGGCATGCCGGTGACGGAAATATCCACGTCAATATCATGGCGGACAAAGACGATGCCGAACAAATGGCCAATGCCGAACACGCCATTGAGGATCTGTTCCGGGCTACACTGGAGCTGGGCGGGACCATGAGCGGCGAACACGGTGTGGGTATCATGAAAGCTCCTTATCTCTCCCTGGAGCTGTCGAGCCAGTCTATTTTGTACATGAAAACCCTTAAAAAAGCGTTGGACCCTCATAATATTCTAAATCCGGGTAAGATTTTTCCAGACGATGCCGGAGCGGTAAAATGA
- a CDS encoding (Fe-S)-binding protein has product MKNLEQYREWSQACVKCGACRATCPVFKAENQEGSVARGKITLAQAMMDGQVFAEDKLVHDLSQCLLCGSCANQCPNQVPTHEIVAAARRQVAEEKGLSGFGKGVAALLTHKKVMDWASKSGELASRLVCRQIPDTSGLKLRFPVPGIPRERTFPKPSFTPFLKRDIRQTVAASTGPKVLFFTGCGINYLYPEIGEYLVRILNFMGVHVTLTDEQVCCGLPALSSGAGDAVDTLAQRNLKALKVHAFDHVLTACASCHGALTEMYPSLGAEYQPFAEKTRDVMDFLMEMGLVDRLAALPRSEERTKVTYHDPCHLRNPGLTKAPRQLLSALPQVDYVEMADAATCCGLGGTFSVHHYETSQEIGNKKAYNVAQTGAKIVATACPGCMIQLQDSLNRQNVPARVAHLLELVCQAL; this is encoded by the coding sequence ATGAAAAATCTGGAACAATACCGAGAGTGGAGCCAGGCCTGTGTCAAGTGCGGTGCCTGCCGAGCCACATGTCCTGTGTTCAAGGCCGAGAACCAGGAAGGTAGTGTGGCCCGGGGTAAAATTACCCTGGCCCAGGCCATGATGGACGGCCAGGTCTTTGCCGAAGATAAATTGGTCCATGATCTGTCCCAGTGCCTGCTGTGCGGCAGTTGCGCCAACCAGTGCCCCAACCAGGTGCCCACCCATGAGATTGTGGCGGCGGCCCGTCGGCAGGTGGCCGAGGAAAAAGGGTTGTCCGGATTTGGTAAAGGCGTGGCCGCCTTGCTGACCCATAAAAAGGTCATGGACTGGGCGAGTAAAAGCGGAGAGCTGGCGTCCCGGCTGGTGTGCCGGCAGATCCCCGACACCAGCGGTTTGAAATTGCGGTTTCCCGTGCCGGGGATTCCCCGGGAGCGCACCTTTCCCAAGCCCTCATTCACGCCCTTTTTGAAACGGGACATCCGGCAGACGGTCGCAGCTTCCACAGGTCCCAAGGTGCTTTTTTTCACCGGCTGCGGTATCAATTACCTCTATCCTGAAATCGGTGAATACCTGGTGCGTATTCTCAACTTTATGGGCGTTCATGTCACCCTCACCGATGAACAGGTGTGCTGCGGGCTTCCGGCCCTTTCCTCCGGTGCCGGGGATGCGGTGGATACCCTTGCCCAAAGAAATTTGAAGGCGTTGAAGGTTCATGCCTTTGACCATGTACTCACGGCCTGTGCTTCCTGTCACGGGGCCCTGACCGAGATGTATCCCTCCCTGGGGGCGGAGTATCAGCCGTTTGCCGAAAAGACCCGGGACGTGATGGATTTTTTGATGGAGATGGGGCTGGTTGACAGACTGGCCGCGTTGCCCCGATCAGAGGAACGGACTAAGGTTACCTACCACGATCCCTGCCACCTGAGAAACCCCGGCCTGACCAAAGCCCCCAGACAGCTGCTTTCGGCGCTGCCCCAGGTCGATTATGTTGAGATGGCCGACGCGGCAACCTGCTGCGGTCTGGGCGGCACGTTTTCCGTGCACCACTACGAAACCAGTCAAGAGATCGGCAATAAAAAGGCGTACAATGTTGCCCAAACCGGCGCAAAAATTGTGGCAACAGCCTGCCCGGGCTGCATGATTCAGCTCCAGGACAGCCTTAACCGCCAGAATGTGCCTGCCCGGGTGGCTCACCTTCTGGAGCTGGTGTGCCAAGCATTGTAG
- a CDS encoding ABC transporter substrate-binding protein: MLRTASRTIITVFIAALLTWGTAVAATPPKIKIGSVGWTGVTIKTELAVAILDSIGYDAQNLTMSVPITYMALSKGDVDFFLGNWMPTMANIAGKYFENGSVIQSSVNMTGAKYTLAVPSFCVDQGLKDFKDIVKFGDALDWKIYGIEAGNDGNMVIQSMIDKNMFGLGKFKLVASSEMAMLAEVQSFAQQKKPIVFLGWAPHSMNERIDMTYLTGSTAETFGGDDGTATVWTNTRKGFEKDMPNVAAFLKNFTFPVAMINQIMTAMHNQKGLSPRNAGLIWLKHHPETYRAWLKNVTTTDGKPAVPAFEAALKDVKE; this comes from the coding sequence ATGTTACGCACCGCAAGTCGAACCATAATCACCGTATTCATTGCCGCACTACTCACCTGGGGAACGGCCGTTGCCGCCACCCCGCCCAAAATAAAAATCGGGAGCGTGGGCTGGACCGGCGTGACCATTAAAACCGAGTTAGCGGTGGCCATTCTTGACAGCATCGGCTATGACGCACAAAACCTGACCATGTCCGTACCCATCACCTACATGGCGCTGTCCAAAGGGGATGTGGATTTTTTCCTGGGCAACTGGATGCCCACCATGGCCAACATCGCGGGCAAGTATTTTGAAAACGGCAGCGTGATTCAGTCTTCGGTTAATATGACCGGGGCCAAATACACGTTAGCCGTTCCGTCCTTCTGCGTGGACCAGGGACTTAAGGATTTCAAGGATATTGTAAAATTTGGAGATGCCCTGGACTGGAAGATTTACGGCATTGAAGCCGGCAACGACGGCAATATGGTGATCCAGAGTATGATCGATAAGAATATGTTCGGCCTGGGTAAGTTCAAGCTAGTGGCGTCCAGCGAAATGGCCATGCTGGCCGAAGTTCAGTCCTTTGCCCAGCAAAAGAAACCCATTGTATTCCTGGGATGGGCGCCCCACAGCATGAATGAACGCATTGACATGACCTACCTGACCGGCAGCACAGCAGAAACATTTGGCGGAGACGACGGGACCGCCACGGTCTGGACCAACACCCGCAAAGGTTTTGAGAAAGATATGCCCAATGTGGCGGCCTTTTTGAAAAACTTTACCTTTCCCGTTGCCATGATCAACCAGATCATGACCGCCATGCACAACCAGAAGGGCCTCTCCCCCCGGAATGCCGGGCTGATCTGGCTCAAACACCACCCGGAGACCTACCGGGCCTGGCTGAAAAACGTAACCACCACAGACGGCAAGCCTGCAGTCCCAGCTTTTGAGGCTGCCCTTAAAGACGTCAAAGAATAG
- the betA gene encoding choline dehydrogenase, whose amino-acid sequence MKKTQYDYIIIGGGSAGCALANRLSASSENRVLVLDAGRPDYIWDLFIHMPAGLTVPLGNKWYDWCYESDPEPFMNNRRIFHGRGKVLGGSSSINGMIYIRGNAMDYQRWSKDQGMEKWGYAHCLPYFKRLEDRMANPDKYHGKEGPLNLEIGPCTNPLFQAFFESVQEAGYPLTDDVNGFCQEGFAPFDRNIKKGKRWSAARAYYHPVKHRKNLKLITRAMATRILFNGKRAEGVTFSRGKNRSETAHGRHIICCGGAINTPQLLQLSGVADAGLLQDLDIPVVQDLPGVGKNLQDHLEVYVQYGCKLPVSMAPALKWYNKPGIGLDWLLHKKGAAATNHFEAGGFIRSNDIVAYPNIQFHFLPVAIRYDGSSPSSDHGYQVHIGPMYSDARGEINIKSKDPFQHPSMRFNYLSTEQDRKEWVEAVRIARKIMNQPAFEAFNKGELSPGPSVETDEQILDWVAADGETALHPSCTCKMGKDDLSVVDPDTMQVHGTQGLYAVDASVMPYITNGNIYAPVMMIAEKAADQILGNTLLKPEFSDYYLHGAGAVSAEKNNGHGPDSKMSHGPYVCNSTA is encoded by the coding sequence ATGAAAAAAACGCAGTATGACTATATCATCATCGGCGGCGGATCAGCCGGGTGCGCACTGGCCAACAGACTGAGTGCATCTTCCGAAAACCGGGTGCTGGTGCTGGATGCCGGACGCCCCGATTATATCTGGGATCTGTTCATCCACATGCCCGCAGGGCTCACCGTCCCCCTGGGCAACAAATGGTATGACTGGTGCTACGAGTCCGATCCGGAACCGTTCATGAACAACCGGCGGATTTTTCACGGCCGGGGAAAGGTGCTTGGGGGATCAAGCTCCATCAACGGCATGATCTATATCCGGGGCAATGCCATGGATTACCAGCGGTGGTCCAAAGACCAAGGCATGGAGAAGTGGGGCTATGCCCATTGCCTGCCCTATTTCAAACGGCTGGAAGACAGAATGGCCAACCCGGACAAATACCACGGCAAAGAGGGGCCGTTGAATCTGGAAATCGGCCCGTGCACCAATCCTTTGTTCCAGGCCTTTTTCGAATCGGTTCAGGAGGCGGGATATCCCTTGACCGACGATGTCAACGGATTCTGCCAGGAGGGATTTGCCCCCTTTGACCGAAATATCAAAAAGGGCAAGCGCTGGAGTGCGGCCCGGGCCTACTACCACCCGGTCAAGCACCGCAAAAATCTTAAACTGATCACCCGGGCCATGGCCACCCGGATTCTGTTCAACGGCAAACGCGCCGAAGGGGTAACCTTTTCCCGGGGGAAAAATAGAAGCGAAACCGCACACGGCCGCCATATCATCTGCTGCGGCGGTGCCATCAACACGCCCCAGCTGCTTCAGCTTTCAGGTGTTGCTGATGCCGGTTTGCTCCAGGATTTGGATATTCCCGTGGTCCAGGACCTGCCCGGCGTGGGCAAAAACCTCCAGGATCACCTGGAAGTGTATGTGCAATATGGATGCAAACTACCCGTATCCATGGCCCCGGCCCTGAAATGGTACAACAAACCAGGGATTGGCCTTGACTGGCTGCTCCACAAAAAAGGGGCTGCCGCCACCAACCATTTCGAGGCTGGCGGATTTATCCGCAGTAACGACATTGTGGCCTACCCCAACATCCAGTTCCATTTTTTGCCCGTGGCCATCCGGTATGACGGTTCCTCGCCCAGCTCAGACCATGGATACCAGGTTCACATCGGCCCCATGTACTCCGATGCCAGGGGCGAAATTAATATCAAATCCAAGGACCCTTTTCAGCATCCGTCCATGCGGTTCAATTACCTGTCAACGGAGCAGGACCGCAAAGAGTGGGTGGAAGCTGTCAGAATCGCCCGCAAGATCATGAACCAGCCGGCATTTGAGGCGTTCAACAAGGGAGAATTGTCGCCGGGACCTTCGGTGGAGACCGATGAACAGATTCTTGACTGGGTGGCAGCCGACGGTGAAACCGCGCTTCACCCTTCATGCACCTGCAAGATGGGCAAAGATGACTTGTCCGTGGTTGACCCGGACACCATGCAGGTCCACGGCACCCAAGGCCTTTATGCCGTAGATGCCTCGGTCATGCCCTATATCACCAACGGCAATATCTATGCACCGGTCATGATGATCGCTGAAAAAGCCGCGGACCAGATCCTTGGCAACACCTTGCTGAAACCTGAATTTTCAGACTATTACCTGCACGGCGCAGGAGCAGTCAGCGCCGAAAAAAATAACGGCCATGGGCCGGATTCCAAAATGAGTCACGGCCCATATGTTTGTAACTCAACGGCTTAG
- a CDS encoding GntR family transcriptional regulator, with protein MNTDHLINFTPVTGIKKAEAIRLRIEAAIQDNIFMPGDRLPSERELQDAFKTSRGSVREALGALKQKGLLEARKGARGGYYIREIDINDTIDQLAVMIKQQQMPLAKLLEFQYAMDQAVLAAAVANGKPSDIDQLDALADELVLLCGAQDPDYEQISAFDKKLNLLMVKMTKNPFFEWMMRSVQLTFRSYEFVVYQTPSVRNAIALNWKNVAQAVRQRDFQRGTRLYGHWYVLLEQCLRKQFGDAVFECTPAQADTADPEK; from the coding sequence ATGAACACTGACCATCTCATCAATTTTACCCCTGTTACGGGCATCAAAAAAGCCGAAGCCATCCGGCTCCGGATCGAAGCGGCGATCCAGGACAACATCTTCATGCCCGGCGACCGGCTCCCCAGCGAACGGGAACTGCAGGACGCCTTTAAAACCAGCCGGGGATCTGTGCGGGAGGCATTGGGGGCGTTAAAACAAAAAGGACTTCTGGAGGCCAGAAAAGGGGCCAGAGGCGGTTACTACATCCGGGAGATTGACATCAACGACACCATTGACCAGCTGGCCGTGATGATCAAACAGCAGCAGATGCCCCTGGCAAAACTGCTGGAGTTCCAATATGCCATGGACCAGGCGGTTCTGGCCGCAGCCGTGGCTAACGGCAAGCCGTCGGACATTGACCAACTGGACGCGCTGGCCGATGAACTGGTCCTGCTGTGCGGTGCCCAGGACCCGGATTATGAACAGATTTCAGCCTTTGATAAAAAACTGAACCTGCTGATGGTGAAAATGACGAAAAACCCATTTTTTGAATGGATGATGCGATCTGTTCAGCTCACCTTCCGATCCTACGAGTTTGTCGTATACCAGACCCCGTCTGTGCGCAATGCCATTGCCCTGAACTGGAAAAATGTGGCCCAGGCCGTCAGACAGAGGGACTTTCAACGGGGCACCAGGCTGTACGGCCACTGGTATGTGTTACTGGAACAATGCCTTCGCAAGCAGTTCGGCGATGCGGTGTTCGAATGCACACCCGCCCAGGCGGACACAGCTGATCCGGAAAAATAA
- the betB gene encoding betaine-aldehyde dehydrogenase: MSQGLYKNYVNGRFMDNNTGERFAVVNPATGEEIYQMEKADESVLNAAVESAKKGFQIWSAMDATQRSRILMKAVSILLERNDELARIEVLDTGKPLQEAAEVDVITGAEVIEFFAGIAPGIEGCQQDLGRDFYYTRREPLGVCAGIGAWNYPIQIACWKSGPALACGNSMIFKPSEETPRGALELARIYTEAGVPDGVFNVVQGAGDVGQWLSRCPAIEKVSFTGEVGTGKKVMAGAATTLKDVTMELGGKSPLIVFEDADIDDAVSAAMLGNFYTQGEICTNCTRVFVHEKIKPLFLETLLSRIRDNIKMGDPMDLATNFGALISKGHRDKVLDYIESARQQGATQLCGQSRPDLPAPFSNGYFVPPVVFSDCTDEMTIVKEEIFGPVMAVLGFNDEETVIRRANATHYGLAAGVFTKDIQRAHRVIHQLEAGICWINAYGNSPAQMAVGGYKHSGIGRENGTETIRHYTQVKSVYMGMGPIESPFNFFHTACPKQPKALVQTKCAGAFFDLRPNDAPGLCSDLVFSLSHTA; encoded by the coding sequence ATGTCACAGGGGTTATATAAAAATTACGTTAACGGCAGGTTCATGGATAATAATACCGGAGAACGGTTTGCCGTTGTCAATCCCGCCACCGGAGAAGAGATTTACCAGATGGAAAAGGCAGATGAGTCCGTGCTCAATGCCGCGGTAGAAAGCGCCAAAAAGGGATTTCAAATCTGGTCGGCCATGGATGCGACCCAGCGCAGCCGGATTCTCATGAAAGCCGTATCCATTTTGCTGGAAAGAAATGACGAACTGGCGCGCATTGAAGTGCTGGATACCGGCAAACCCCTGCAGGAGGCCGCCGAGGTGGATGTCATCACAGGTGCCGAGGTGATTGAATTTTTTGCTGGCATTGCCCCGGGAATCGAAGGCTGCCAGCAGGATCTGGGCCGTGATTTTTACTATACCCGCCGGGAACCTTTAGGGGTGTGCGCCGGCATTGGGGCCTGGAATTATCCCATCCAGATTGCCTGCTGGAAATCCGGCCCAGCCCTTGCCTGCGGCAACAGTATGATTTTCAAACCATCGGAAGAGACGCCCAGGGGCGCGCTGGAACTAGCCCGGATTTACACCGAGGCCGGTGTGCCGGACGGGGTGTTCAACGTTGTCCAGGGTGCCGGGGATGTCGGGCAATGGCTGAGCCGGTGCCCGGCCATTGAGAAGGTTTCGTTTACCGGGGAAGTGGGAACGGGCAAAAAGGTGATGGCCGGCGCGGCCACAACCCTCAAGGATGTGACCATGGAGCTTGGGGGTAAATCCCCGCTAATCGTATTTGAGGATGCCGACATTGACGATGCGGTGAGTGCGGCGATGCTGGGTAATTTTTACACCCAGGGAGAAATCTGCACCAACTGCACCCGGGTCTTTGTTCATGAAAAAATCAAACCGTTGTTTCTGGAAACCCTTTTGTCGCGCATCCGGGACAACATCAAAATGGGCGACCCCATGGATCTTGCCACCAACTTTGGCGCCCTGATCTCCAAAGGCCACCGGGACAAGGTCCTTGATTACATTGAATCGGCGCGGCAGCAGGGTGCAACCCAGCTGTGCGGGCAGAGCCGGCCCGACCTGCCCGCCCCTTTCAGCAACGGTTATTTTGTACCCCCGGTGGTCTTTTCCGACTGCACCGATGAGATGACCATTGTCAAAGAAGAGATATTCGGCCCGGTTATGGCAGTTCTCGGGTTTAACGACGAAGAGACGGTGATCCGGCGGGCCAATGCCACCCATTACGGTCTGGCCGCCGGGGTATTCACCAAAGATATACAGCGGGCCCACCGGGTGATTCACCAGCTTGAAGCAGGCATCTGCTGGATCAATGCCTATGGCAACTCTCCGGCCCAGATGGCTGTGGGCGGCTACAAACATTCGGGCATCGGCCGGGAAAACGGCACCGAAACCATCCGCCACTACACCCAGGTCAAATCCGTGTACATGGGTATGGGTCCCATTGAATCGCCTTTTAATTTTTTTCACACAGCTTGCCCCAAGCAACCCAAGGCCCTGGTGCAAACAAAATGCGCCGGGGCTTTTTTTGATCTCAGGCCCAACGATGCCCCAGGCCTCTGCTCCGACCTTGTTTTTTCGCTTTCACACACGGCTTGA